The Treponema rectale genome includes a window with the following:
- a CDS encoding MATE family efflux transporter: MSETTLFTSGKIAPRLLRFALPVLGALFLQSFYGAVDLLIVGQFGNAADVSAVATGTMMMQTITFIIVGLAMGTTIQMGQALGAGKKEKAADIVGTSVIFFALLAIVVTVLMIFLTEPFALLMQTPEEAFDKTCRYVHICSAGTVFITAYNMMGGVFRGMGDSKTPLLTVLVACIINIFGDLLFVAVFHMAASGAALATVIAQALSVFFCLTAAKKRGLPFALSKKNIRWQGNLVALVCKTGAPISLQDGLVTVSFLVIAAIINGLGLIASAGVGVAERVCGFIMLVPSAFSQSLSAFVAQNVGAEKYDRAKKALLYSIAASLACGLFMGYFAFFHGNLLAAIFSKDGKVVAAAHSYLKAYAIDTLFVSFLFCFIGYFNGCGKTSFVMIQGIIGAFGVRIPVSYLMSRTLNPTLFRIGLATPSSTFVQIILCGIVFLLLEKNPSEKDKSVFRMYKECES, translated from the coding sequence ATGTCTGAGACAACTTTGTTTACATCCGGGAAAATTGCTCCACGGCTTTTACGTTTTGCGCTTCCAGTTCTCGGGGCTTTGTTCTTACAGTCCTTTTATGGTGCGGTTGATCTGCTGATTGTAGGGCAGTTTGGAAATGCTGCTGATGTTTCTGCTGTAGCAACCGGAACCATGATGATGCAGACCATAACTTTTATAATCGTTGGGCTTGCTATGGGTACAACCATTCAGATGGGACAGGCTTTGGGTGCCGGGAAAAAAGAAAAGGCCGCAGATATTGTGGGAACGAGTGTAATCTTTTTTGCCCTGCTTGCAATTGTTGTTACTGTCCTGATGATTTTTCTTACAGAGCCGTTTGCACTTCTTATGCAGACTCCAGAAGAAGCCTTTGATAAAACCTGCAGGTATGTTCACATCTGTTCGGCAGGAACGGTTTTTATAACAGCTTACAATATGATGGGCGGTGTTTTCAGGGGAATGGGAGATTCTAAAACTCCGCTTCTGACGGTACTTGTTGCCTGCATCATTAATATTTTTGGAGATCTTCTTTTTGTTGCGGTTTTTCATATGGCTGCAAGCGGGGCTGCCCTGGCAACTGTGATTGCTCAGGCTCTCAGTGTTTTTTTCTGTCTGACTGCTGCAAAAAAAAGAGGCCTTCCTTTTGCTCTTTCAAAAAAGAATATCCGCTGGCAGGGAAATCTTGTGGCCTTAGTCTGTAAAACAGGTGCGCCAATTTCACTTCAGGACGGACTTGTTACGGTTTCGTTTCTTGTGATTGCGGCAATCATTAACGGGCTTGGTCTTATTGCTTCGGCTGGAGTAGGAGTTGCAGAACGGGTCTGCGGATTCATCATGCTTGTTCCTTCTGCATTTTCTCAGTCTTTGAGTGCTTTTGTTGCTCAGAATGTCGGAGCAGAAAAATATGACCGTGCAAAAAAAGCCTTGCTGTATTCCATTGCGGCCTCTCTGGCCTGCGGTCTTTTTATGGGATATTTTGCTTTCTTCCACGGAAATCTTCTGGCTGCAATTTTTTCAAAAGACGGAAAAGTAGTTGCTGCTGCTCATTCATATCTTAAAGCTTATGCCATCGACACTCTTTTTGTTTCTTTTCTTTTCTGCTTTATCGGATATTTTAACGGCTGCGGAAAAACTTCCTTTGTTATGATTCAGGGAATCATTGGTGCGTTCGGCGTACGAATTCCGGTTTCGTATTTAATGAGCCGTACGCTGAATCCAACACTTTTTAGAATCGGTCTTGCAACTCCGTCATCAACTTTCGTGCAGATTATTTTGTGCGGAATTGTATTTTTGCTCTTGGAGAAGAATCCAAGTGAAAAAGACAAATCAGTTTTTAGAATGTATAAAGAATGCGAATCATAA
- a CDS encoding SH3 domain-containing protein: MKKFLVLALLFAAGFVASAQNLYYRYEKISYNDATEKYHTDYFIRICRVHDDVSISYKDYLLNELFGKEYDYYRTRIVVNINGDIISFYEEYSDEYLPVAQFKIESDAALTSFKDFDESKSSLAEVTETFNQLCKTENKDNKPYNGWSYGGKLFKLNNNGEYFWIGYDDYWLVKKNGNSFMGYRVDYKNRYSLFSLEERNPSVVCYAPGKAACMNSLGNVMRTDISDLSNPKQDMTLWNKFINAVKKCDSSELGKMLDHQLSPSDFNEELQKDVITIIAETKNPDFILNAFKAIDAAYGIFYPSYGGSDNPLQYLIEQKDSKSVRKVLEWKNELADFASFNGQFSHASPVRKAVDLDDVEMVKTVLPYVKDVNKIICMGSKESDGGGSYNHTCNLLSFAKSEEMKKVLISAGVKTLIPYNGYEKETCLIDSNVNIRDSAGLSGKKIDRLNNGEKVKVIAIDPYFYDIDNYKGHWIQIEYSDGKKKGYIFEKYLNQYWQ; encoded by the coding sequence ATGAAAAAGTTTTTAGTCCTGGCTTTACTGTTTGCTGCAGGTTTTGTGGCTTCAGCACAGAATCTTTACTATAGATATGAAAAAATATCTTATAATGATGCAACTGAAAAATATCATACAGATTATTTTATAAGGATCTGCAGGGTTCATGATGACGTCAGCATCAGTTATAAGGACTATTTACTGAATGAGCTTTTCGGAAAGGAATACGACTATTACAGGACAAGGATAGTCGTGAACATTAACGGAGACATCATCAGCTTCTATGAGGAATATTCAGATGAATATTTACCTGTTGCACAGTTTAAGATTGAAAGTGACGCAGCTTTAACCAGCTTTAAGGATTTTGATGAAAGCAAAAGCAGTCTTGCAGAAGTTACTGAAACTTTTAATCAGCTCTGTAAGACGGAAAACAAAGATAATAAGCCTTATAACGGATGGTCGTACGGCGGAAAGTTATTTAAGCTGAACAATAACGGCGAATATTTCTGGATTGGTTATGATGATTACTGGCTTGTTAAAAAGAATGGAAACAGTTTTATGGGCTACAGAGTCGATTATAAAAACCGGTATTCATTATTCTCTCTGGAAGAACGGAATCCAAGCGTAGTCTGTTATGCACCGGGTAAGGCTGCCTGCATGAATAGTTTAGGAAATGTAATGAGAACTGATATTTCTGATTTATCAAATCCAAAGCAGGATATGACTTTATGGAACAAATTCATTAATGCCGTAAAAAAATGTGATTCAAGTGAATTAGGCAAAATGCTGGACCATCAGCTTTCTCCTTCAGATTTCAATGAAGAACTTCAGAAAGATGTAATTACGATAATTGCAGAAACAAAAAATCCTGACTTTATATTGAATGCCTTTAAAGCCATTGATGCAGCTTATGGAATTTTTTATCCGTCATACGGCGGATCAGATAATCCCCTGCAGTATCTTATTGAACAGAAAGATTCAAAAAGCGTAAGGAAAGTTCTTGAATGGAAAAATGAACTTGCAGATTTTGCTTCTTTCAACGGTCAGTTTTCACACGCATCTCCTGTACGTAAAGCCGTGGACCTGGATGATGTGGAAATGGTAAAGACAGTTCTTCCATATGTAAAGGATGTTAACAAAATTATCTGCATGGGTTCAAAAGAATCAGACGGAGGAGGTAGTTATAACCATACATGTAACCTTCTTTCTTTTGCAAAGAGTGAAGAAATGAAGAAAGTTCTTATATCTGCAGGAGTAAAAACTTTAATTCCTTATAACGGATATGAGAAGGAAACCTGCCTCATTGATTCAAATGTAAACATCCGGGATTCAGCAGGTCTTTCCGGAAAAAAAATTGACAGGCTTAATAACGGGGAAAAAGTAAAAGTCATTGCAATTGATCCATACTTTTATGACATTGACAACTACAAAGGCCACTGGATTCAGATTGAATATTCAGATGGAAAGAAAAAGGGATACATCTTTGAAAAATATCTGAATCAGTACTGGCAGTAA
- a CDS encoding leucine-rich repeat protein, whose protein sequence is MAVLFLGTFSFLSCSSEYTSEEPDKSNISYTVNFDVNGGTGESSQLKTITVKAGTIINLPVVADDNSVPLLTHDEGKMFVAWNTDSNGHGTGYSDGTSLIVTKDITLYAQWAIPHTLTFNANNESETTCTLTVPEDISIKLPESSFTNPGKVLAEWNTESNGTGTSYTPESAATFADDTTLYAIWKTPCTITFNTNGGNQIGDQIVAEGYRVQKPASPEKDGYRFMGWYSDTSFGTEFDFETPVLSDMELFASWKKVITIFYDPNSGDGEIQIQTLLEGEEVTLLENIFTRPDYGFACWNTAKDGSGDRYDDKATFIPEDNITLYAQWGMTCTISFNKGNDNAEGEMEEISLPAGSSIQLPASTFSLEGFYCSGWNTTLDGSGTSYANGQTIILNETTTLYAQWKEGSGIFYSITIPSVEHGSVSSNMTSAMAGSFITLTLTPDEDYKAGSITITCGEENVPLTEIEAGKIWQFAMPDGEISISIDFALKGWKVLYDENIINGSLSTDRDYYLPGEEAVITIVPDETYAYRAESLSVKNSDGEEIEITEETGENGIYYTFTMPTGDVTAYAEFDKLQCKVKFASSITGCDDMPSETHVDMGTQIILPSCTYFYYGTGYTFRNWNSESDGTGDTYTAETSLIVNDDITFWAQCDSGYITSVAELSTLLGKIKAHSLTSAKIIITDAKTSDVTGSTASSISPVGQHLASYSSVKVALTLNQNANLTSIGNYAFYYRSNLTSVSMPSNITSIGAYAFYNCSYLTSANLPASATSIGNYAFYNCSSLSGSISIPSGVKTIGSYAFCGCSYITYASVPSGVTAINDYTFSGCSSMTGVSLPSGITSIGSYAFSNCKLSSITIPNGTKSIGSHAFDGCSSASTLEFDSSNTLTSLGSYAFFNCSKLQTVTIPYTVTALNEYTFSGCSKLTGVDFPSGMTTIGTSAFKNCTALYKITLPSSLTAIGGSAFEGCTKLYSGNSFPLTLPSALKTIGASAFRGCSANFMKITIPASVTSIGSSAFSDCSELTTISFDSSSKLTDLGGYAFENCIKLTKVSVPDSVTSMGSAIFTGCKGLTEISLPFLGTSESMPIFFGSLFGTQSYTGGSKTIQYGDIENSSDSNTYYIPNVNTVSVSRGKIRNGAFSECNNVTAVNLGSGVTSIGIGAFYGTNVSKLIIPDSVTYMGNAAFGHCQRLTSITLPYLDYNFGYYFTTKAPTGSDATWYRSIVQNTKTYYIDSNLSTITINSFKDNKIPDYAFQNMGNTYTFNITTNKVTYVGKKAFANAYSKFPLQTFLNNGYVTTIGEYAFTGNEVVNLTIPSTVTVIGEGAFSACTKLESYTSPFIGGKKSPGVSSSYDLLFGYVFGTDSYTGGTAASQRYIDNGSYKTYYIPSDLVKVKYTGTGMIRYGTFMNCTTLEKVQFDDATSIGSYAFYGCSSLGYDSTHLISITETVTSIGDCAFKDCTSLYNVTIGENVTRIGKECFTGCSKLGKVYFYAAKQNWYYTTNSDYTGGSKSKVLSGESYKQDWDNFAKCFRSDKDWQKYLYWKQP, encoded by the coding sequence TTGGCAGTTCTTTTTTTAGGAACCTTTTCTTTTCTTTCTTGCAGTAGCGAATATACTTCAGAAGAGCCGGATAAATCAAACATTTCGTATACGGTAAACTTTGATGTAAACGGCGGAACCGGGGAATCCTCACAGCTCAAAACTATTACCGTTAAAGCCGGCACAATCATTAATCTTCCTGTAGTAGCAGACGACAATTCCGTCCCTCTCCTTACTCATGATGAAGGAAAAATGTTCGTTGCCTGGAATACAGATTCAAACGGACATGGAACAGGGTATTCAGATGGAACTTCACTTATAGTAACCAAAGATATAACTCTTTACGCCCAGTGGGCAATTCCCCATACCCTGACTTTCAATGCAAATAACGAAAGCGAAACTACCTGCACACTGACAGTTCCTGAGGATATTTCAATAAAACTTCCGGAATCTTCTTTTACAAATCCTGGCAAAGTTCTTGCTGAATGGAATACAGAATCAAACGGCACAGGTACTTCCTATACACCTGAAAGTGCAGCAACCTTTGCAGATGACACAACTCTTTACGCAATATGGAAAACTCCATGCACAATAACTTTCAATACAAACGGCGGAAATCAAATTGGAGATCAGATTGTTGCAGAAGGATACCGGGTACAAAAACCGGCTTCTCCAGAAAAAGACGGATACCGCTTTATGGGATGGTATTCAGATACTTCATTCGGTACAGAATTTGATTTTGAAACCCCTGTACTCTCAGATATGGAACTGTTTGCTTCATGGAAAAAAGTTATAACTATTTTCTATGATCCAAATAGTGGTGACGGAGAAATTCAAATCCAGACACTCCTTGAAGGGGAAGAAGTCACCCTCCTGGAAAATATTTTTACGCGCCCAGACTACGGTTTTGCCTGCTGGAATACTGCAAAGGATGGCTCCGGGGATCGCTATGATGACAAGGCAACTTTTATTCCGGAAGACAACATTACACTTTACGCACAGTGGGGAATGACCTGCACTATTTCTTTCAATAAAGGAAATGATAATGCAGAAGGCGAAATGGAAGAAATAAGTCTTCCTGCAGGTAGTTCAATTCAGCTTCCTGCAAGCACATTCTCCCTTGAAGGCTTTTACTGCTCTGGCTGGAATACAACCCTGGACGGAAGCGGTACTTCATATGCAAACGGTCAGACAATTATTCTTAACGAAACTACAACCCTCTACGCTCAGTGGAAAGAAGGAAGCGGAATCTTCTACTCAATAACAATTCCTTCAGTCGAACACGGCAGTGTAAGCTCAAACATGACCTCTGCAATGGCCGGAAGTTTCATTACCCTCACCCTCACTCCTGATGAAGATTACAAAGCTGGTTCTATCACAATTACCTGCGGAGAAGAAAACGTTCCCCTCACTGAAATTGAAGCCGGTAAAATCTGGCAATTTGCAATGCCTGATGGTGAAATCTCAATTTCAATTGATTTTGCACTAAAAGGCTGGAAAGTCCTGTATGACGAAAACATTATAAACGGATCTTTAAGCACAGACCGTGATTATTACCTTCCAGGTGAAGAGGCTGTAATTACCATTGTACCTGACGAAACTTACGCATATCGGGCAGAATCTCTGAGCGTAAAAAATTCAGATGGAGAAGAAATCGAAATAACGGAAGAAACTGGCGAAAACGGAATTTACTACACCTTTACAATGCCGACAGGAGATGTAACGGCATACGCAGAATTCGACAAGCTTCAGTGCAAGGTAAAATTTGCTTCTTCAATCACCGGCTGTGACGACATGCCTTCAGAAACACACGTAGACATGGGAACTCAGATAATCCTGCCTTCATGCACATATTTCTATTATGGAACTGGTTACACCTTCAGAAACTGGAACTCCGAAAGTGATGGAACAGGAGACACATATACTGCAGAAACAAGTTTGATTGTAAATGACGACATAACTTTCTGGGCACAATGCGATTCAGGTTACATTACTAGTGTTGCAGAACTCAGCACACTGCTTGGAAAGATAAAGGCACACAGCCTTACATCTGCAAAAATCATAATCACAGATGCAAAAACTTCGGACGTAACCGGATCTACGGCATCTTCAATAAGCCCTGTAGGACAGCACCTTGCTTCATATTCTTCAGTCAAAGTTGCACTTACGCTCAACCAGAACGCAAATCTTACTTCAATCGGAAATTACGCATTCTACTATAGAAGTAACCTTACTTCGGTAAGCATGCCATCAAATATTACATCAATCGGAGCTTATGCGTTCTATAATTGCAGTTATCTTACTTCAGCAAATCTTCCTGCTTCAGCAACAAGCATTGGTAATTATGCCTTCTACAATTGTTCATCACTTTCAGGCAGCATTTCAATTCCATCTGGCGTAAAAACTATTGGAAGTTATGCATTCTGTGGCTGTTCTTATATTACGTATGCTTCAGTTCCTTCAGGTGTTACAGCGATAAATGATTACACTTTCAGCGGCTGTTCAAGCATGACGGGCGTTTCTTTGCCGAGTGGAATTACAAGCATCGGAAGCTATGCCTTCTCGAACTGTAAGCTTTCTTCAATTACAATTCCAAATGGCACTAAAAGTATTGGAAGTCATGCATTTGACGGATGTTCATCAGCTTCAACGCTGGAGTTTGATTCTTCTAATACCTTAACAAGTTTAGGAAGCTATGCATTCTTTAACTGTTCAAAGCTTCAGACCGTTACTATTCCTTACACTGTAACAGCTTTAAATGAATATACTTTCAGCGGCTGTTCAAAGCTTACCGGTGTTGACTTTCCTTCAGGCATGACAACTATAGGTACCAGTGCATTCAAGAATTGTACAGCACTGTATAAAATTACGCTTCCTTCTTCGTTGACGGCAATCGGCGGTTCGGCTTTTGAAGGCTGTACTAAGCTGTATAGCGGCAACTCATTTCCTCTTACACTTCCATCTGCATTGAAGACAATAGGTGCTTCGGCTTTTAGAGGATGTAGTGCTAACTTTATGAAAATAACGATTCCAGCTTCGGTAACCAGCATAGGAAGTTCCGCATTCAGTGACTGTTCCGAGCTGACAACAATAAGCTTTGATTCAAGTTCAAAATTAACTGATCTTGGTGGCTATGCTTTTGAAAACTGTATCAAGCTGACCAAAGTATCAGTACCAGACAGCGTTACAAGCATGGGCTCTGCGATTTTCACAGGCTGCAAAGGACTCACGGAAATTTCTCTTCCGTTCCTGGGTACGAGTGAAAGTATGCCGATTTTCTTTGGTTCATTATTTGGAACTCAGTCATATACAGGCGGATCAAAAACTATACAGTATGGGGATATAGAAAATTCCAGTGATTCAAATACGTACTATATCCCAAATGTAAATACAGTTTCTGTCAGCAGGGGAAAGATCAGAAATGGCGCTTTCTCTGAATGTAACAATGTAACCGCAGTAAATTTAGGTAGTGGAGTTACAAGTATTGGAATCGGAGCGTTTTATGGAACTAATGTTTCTAAACTGATTATTCCAGACTCTGTAACTTACATGGGAAATGCTGCTTTTGGACACTGTCAGAGATTAACTTCTATTACATTGCCGTATCTTGATTATAACTTTGGATATTATTTTACAACAAAAGCTCCAACCGGCAGTGATGCAACATGGTATAGATCTATAGTTCAGAACACAAAAACTTATTACATAGATTCTAACCTTTCTACAATAACTATAAACAGTTTTAAAGATAATAAGATTCCTGATTATGCATTCCAGAATATGGGAAATACATACACATTCAACATTACAACAAATAAGGTAACTTATGTTGGAAAAAAAGCTTTTGCAAACGCTTATTCAAAATTTCCTTTACAGACATTCCTGAATAACGGTTATGTTACGACAATAGGCGAATATGCATTTACGGGAAATGAGGTTGTTAATTTAACAATTCCTTCGACTGTTACGGTTATTGGTGAAGGAGCCTTCTCTGCCTGTACAAAACTTGAATCCTATACAAGCCCATTCATAGGAGGAAAGAAATCCCCGGGAGTTTCAAGTTCTTATGACCTTTTGTTTGGTTATGTCTTTGGAACAGATTCTTATACAGGCGGAACGGCAGCAAGCCAGAGATATATTGATAATGGATCCTATAAAACTTATTACATTCCATCTGATCTTGTAAAGGTAAAATATACAGGAACCGGAATGATAAGGTATGGTACCTTTATGAATTGTACAACCTTAGAAAAAGTTCAATTTGATGATGCTACGTCTATTGGCAGCTATGCATTTTATGGATGTTCTTCATTGGGATATGATTCTACTCACCTTATAAGTATTACTGAAACCGTTACAAGTATTGGCGATTGTGCATTTAAGGACTGTACATCGTTGTATAACGTAACAATTGGAGAAAATGTCACAAGAATCGGTAAGGAATGTTTTACAGGCTGTTCAAAACTTGGAAAAGTATATTTTTATGCAGCTAAGCAAAACTGGTATTATACAACCAACTCTGATTATACAGGTGGAAGTAAATCTAAAGTCCTTAGTGGAGAATCTTACAAGCAGGACTGGGATAATTTTGCAAAATGCTTTAGAAGCGATAAAGACTGGCAGAAATATTTGTACTGGAAACAGCCGTAA
- a CDS encoding TDE2508 family outer membrane beta-barrel protein yields MKKTKVLLLAVAGVLMAGGAFSEAPSSNTKTVTGGLIEDGLVDSFDTGVEGKDTLFFGSYGMSDGTIRAGYGKRFSPKLWISLYDGWYMNAGTQTEETSKKDSISLDGVNTDYTDSSASAQVSGNSRVKNNLAFSTYLNNKIGGTFYWNIDSSNLQGYAATDPTGMIQDKSGTTTTKDSSENHEDGTTSLTEYSTLENKKSENTFGINFNGIQTKYLMGERKLYFKLNTFQFTKSSRFIDLAWNTKTTLNSSTIDSSEQPSYKGTYDYNTYTPYLEVETGFSFKKIWDCVTPQFTLTEGFQMSFRSNENTYTYSKNTANTALLNTRQTTSFKMDQGDYSNWKNTLTPRLDFDFDLGENITLKTRAQAGISLSNTFTGADKYTTITTTRTKDLTNGDTTVTKKTTTSGAASETEIFTTTVSPEFDLGLVYRVIPGKFNINIGVSASSGSLEWKKTVKTNSNIPETSVTTFTNTAGETTVTGRSYTAKNGDGAGKDDAEEEKQTNSFSAATPDATARFGFTWFLGEKAQLDSYMIYGTSAGTTNPTWAMNIMFAVKI; encoded by the coding sequence ATGAAAAAAACAAAAGTTCTGCTCCTTGCAGTTGCAGGAGTACTTATGGCCGGAGGAGCGTTTTCTGAAGCTCCTTCTTCCAACACAAAAACAGTTACAGGCGGTCTTATTGAAGACGGTCTTGTTGATTCATTCGATACCGGAGTTGAGGGAAAAGACACACTTTTCTTCGGAAGCTACGGCATGAGTGACGGAACAATTCGCGCAGGATATGGAAAAAGATTCAGCCCGAAATTGTGGATATCGCTTTATGACGGCTGGTACATGAATGCAGGAACACAAACAGAAGAAACATCAAAAAAAGACAGCATTTCTTTAGACGGTGTAAATACAGACTACACTGACAGTTCAGCTTCTGCACAGGTAAGCGGAAACTCAAGGGTAAAAAATAATCTTGCCTTCAGTACTTACCTGAACAACAAAATCGGAGGAACCTTTTACTGGAATATAGATTCTTCAAACCTTCAGGGATATGCTGCAACAGACCCTACAGGCATGATTCAGGATAAAAGCGGAACAACTACAACAAAAGATTCTTCCGAAAATCATGAAGACGGAACTACTAGTCTGACTGAATATTCAACCCTTGAAAATAAGAAATCCGAAAACACTTTCGGAATAAATTTCAACGGTATTCAGACAAAGTACCTTATGGGCGAACGGAAACTTTATTTTAAGCTTAATACATTTCAGTTCACAAAGAGTTCCCGCTTCATTGACCTTGCATGGAACACAAAAACCACTCTGAACTCAAGCACAATTGACTCAAGTGAACAGCCGTCGTACAAAGGAACATATGATTACAATACTTACACCCCTTACCTTGAAGTTGAAACAGGTTTCAGTTTCAAAAAAATCTGGGATTGTGTAACTCCTCAGTTCACCTTAACTGAAGGTTTTCAGATGTCCTTCCGCTCAAACGAAAATACTTACACCTATTCAAAAAATACGGCAAACACTGCCCTCCTGAATACAAGACAGACAACTTCATTCAAGATGGATCAGGGCGACTATTCAAACTGGAAAAATACCCTTACACCAAGACTTGACTTTGATTTTGACCTGGGAGAAAACATAACCTTAAAGACCCGCGCACAGGCAGGAATATCTCTTTCAAACACTTTTACCGGGGCAGATAAATACACAACTATCACAACTACACGTACAAAAGATCTTACAAACGGCGATACCACAGTAACTAAGAAAACAACTACTTCAGGAGCTGCTTCAGAAACAGAAATCTTCACAACAACAGTTTCTCCAGAATTTGACCTCGGACTTGTCTACAGGGTAATTCCAGGCAAATTCAACATTAATATAGGCGTTTCAGCTTCAAGCGGTTCACTGGAATGGAAAAAGACCGTAAAGACCAACAGCAATATCCCGGAAACTTCAGTAACGACCTTCACAAATACAGCAGGCGAAACTACTGTAACAGGCAGAAGTTATACGGCAAAAAACGGGGACGGTGCAGGTAAAGACGATGCAGAAGAAGAAAAACAGACAAACTCATTCAGCGCTGCAACTCCGGATGCAACTGCAAGATTCGGATTTACATGGTTCCTCGGCGAAAAGGCACAGCTTGATTCATACATGATTTATGGAACTTCAGCCGGAACTACAAATCCGACATGGGCAATGAACATTATGTTCGCAGTAAAAATATAA